Proteins encoded by one window of Geobacter sp. DSM 9736:
- a CDS encoding methyl-accepting chemotaxis protein, whose amino-acid sequence MQFFRNLSINAKLVLSFLAVLCLTIFLGMFAISRIGAISAITKDIDKEKLPVVQGLSKVNSLVGSYRRGELLLTLSQDEEGKQKYIKRNAEAAESMKKELAALDKSLVDGEEKRVHEEFKSAWAKYLAEAPKIAELALKNETEEAAALIRGESSKQFNAAIKAIEKNEELQFRHTQEQADSALQLSTSSRLWILGVLCGVVAAGLVLAFVIARLISAPIRDLSQKASAIAGGDLSIVVEQRSRDEVGELTGAFASMVQSLRSLISNVIETSQQVASSANQLQGTSTQLAVGAEEVVAQAGTVATASEEMAATAGEIAENCTRAAASSRQAEESANTGSTVIRAAIDGMERIAGQVKGAAGTVESLGARSEQIGAIIGTIEDIADQTNLLALNAAIEAARAGEQGRGFAVVADEVRALAERTTKATREIGEMIKSIQQETKLAVTAIDEGVREVARGSEDAAKSGQALREILQKIEEVSTQVSQIATAAEQQTATTHEITSNIHQINEVVQQSATGAQQSSGAAGELARCAGELQTMVRRFKLA is encoded by the coding sequence ATGCAATTTTTCAGAAATCTCAGTATCAACGCCAAGCTGGTTCTATCGTTTCTTGCCGTCCTCTGCCTCACGATCTTCCTGGGCATGTTCGCCATCAGCCGGATTGGCGCCATCAGCGCCATAACCAAGGACATTGACAAGGAGAAACTGCCGGTGGTGCAGGGGCTCTCCAAGGTGAACTCCCTGGTCGGCAGCTACCGGCGTGGTGAACTTCTGCTGACCCTGTCACAGGACGAAGAAGGGAAGCAGAAATACATAAAGCGTAACGCCGAAGCGGCAGAGTCGATGAAAAAGGAGCTGGCGGCTCTCGATAAATCGCTGGTCGATGGTGAGGAAAAGCGGGTCCATGAAGAATTCAAGTCGGCTTGGGCAAAGTACCTTGCCGAAGCTCCCAAAATAGCCGAACTTGCGTTGAAGAATGAGACCGAGGAGGCGGCGGCACTGATACGCGGCGAGTCCAGCAAGCAGTTCAACGCCGCCATCAAGGCTATCGAGAAGAATGAAGAGCTTCAGTTCAGGCACACCCAGGAACAAGCGGATTCCGCCCTCCAGCTCAGCACCTCATCGCGCCTCTGGATTCTTGGCGTCCTCTGCGGGGTCGTTGCAGCAGGACTGGTGCTGGCTTTCGTGATTGCCCGCCTGATCAGCGCTCCGATCCGTGATCTGTCCCAAAAAGCTTCTGCGATTGCGGGGGGGGATCTCAGCATCGTTGTGGAGCAGCGAAGCCGTGACGAGGTGGGGGAGCTGACCGGCGCCTTCGCATCGATGGTGCAGAGCCTCCGGTCCCTCATAAGCAATGTGATCGAGACATCGCAGCAGGTCGCTTCTTCTGCAAACCAGTTGCAGGGGACTTCTACGCAGCTGGCGGTGGGTGCCGAAGAGGTCGTTGCGCAGGCGGGGACGGTCGCTACGGCAAGTGAAGAGATGGCAGCCACTGCCGGAGAGATCGCGGAGAACTGTACCCGGGCGGCGGCAAGTTCGCGTCAGGCCGAAGAATCGGCAAACACCGGTTCCACGGTCATTCGTGCCGCTATCGACGGTATGGAGCGTATAGCCGGACAGGTAAAGGGCGCAGCCGGAACGGTGGAGAGCCTGGGGGCGCGCTCCGAGCAGATAGGAGCGATCATCGGGACTATCGAGGATATTGCCGACCAGACGAACCTGCTGGCTCTCAATGCCGCCATAGAGGCTGCACGTGCAGGCGAGCAGGGACGCGGCTTCGCCGTTGTTGCAGACGAGGTGCGGGCTCTTGCCGAGCGGACGACCAAGGCGACCCGGGAAATCGGGGAAATGATCAAGTCGATTCAGCAGGAGACGAAGCTGGCGGTAACCGCTATTGACGAGGGGGTAAGGGAAGTTGCCCGAGGGAGCGAGGACGCGGCAAAGTCGGGGCAGGCGCTGCGGGAAATCCTCCAGAAGATCGAGGAGGTCAGCACGCAGGTGAGCCAGATCGCCACGGCGGCAGAGCAGCAGACCGCCACTACTCACGAGATAACCAGCAATATCCACCAGATCAACGAGGTCGTTCAGCAGTCCGCTACGGGCGCGCAGCAGTCATCGGGCGCGGCAGGCGAACTTGCCCGATGTGCCGGTGAGCTGCAGACAATGGTGAGACGTTTCAAGCTCGCCTGA